A region of the Equus quagga isolate Etosha38 chromosome 11, UCLA_HA_Equagga_1.0, whole genome shotgun sequence genome:
ATCGTAACCTGGATCAGAGAACACGGAGCCAAGCAGATTAAACGCAACACTCAATAACCAAGCCATGGGTAATGACCTTGAGACCGTGGATGGGAAACCCATGAGAAGGACCATGAACCTTCTGCTCAACCTCAACAGAAGAGTGATCTGAAACTGAATCTGTACGATCATCACAGATAATTAGGTTTTAACTTTTTCAAACTTATTTAAAGCAATCACTCATTTTGCTTTTACCCTGAATAAGATCTTTCATCTGTAGCAACAGCCAAGCTATACTTCAGTTCCGATTGCATCCAGTGATaataacagcagctaacatttgttgaatgtttactgtgagtcaggcactgtgctaggcgcTCGTGCATCATCCCATTTAACCAATAGGGACAGGTCAGTTCTCAGCAGAAATGGAAAGCACAGCCTGCCAACAACTGGGAGGATTTATGTTCAGCTCTGCTCATGTACATGAGGATCTCAGTTTCTGACCCATTTCTACAGACTAGCAGGAGCCTCCAGCTTGTCAGAGACCGCTTCTTAGAAAAAACTTACATTGCAACTTCTCCAACTCAGACAAATTCACACGTTCTAACCTGTTTGCCTATAAACTGAGATTTGAAGGACGTTTTCCCACTTCTGGGAGACCAAAAGGAGGAGCAGGACACTGTTATTAATCATAAGAAAAGGTTGACATTAAACTTACGTTTTACAAGTGTTCATAAACTGCTTACAgcttattattttaaaggaagtaaACAGCCGTTCCAgactcagaaggagaggaggccTGGCAAGTTGACTCTCATCTCTGAAGCCTTCCTCCTCACCTGGGCAGCAGCGGGGAGGGCCTGGCAAAGCCTCTGAAGACAGCCAGCTCTTAAGGAGAGCTTCTGTCGGGGGAGGGGAGCCGCGAGGAGCTCTGACCCCACCCTCAAACTTCAAAGGGAGCAGCCAGACCCTCCTTGAAAGAGTGAGGCTCCTGGTCTTCCTGGGGGACGCTCGCATCTTCCGACAGCCCCAGCCGGGCCGGCCGTAGCGGAAGGAAACGGGCCTCCCGCCCCGGGGAGGAATAAAGGGGAGGGAAACTGAGCCGAGGCCGGCGAGGGGGCGGGCGTGGGGCGAGCCAGATCCTTCTAAAGAAGCCCAGAGGATTCCTGGCGGCCAGCGCTGGAAGGCGGCCGAGttctcttaaaaaaagagagagcgagaagaaaacaaaaaaaattccttctgaGCATGACTCTTGGTGGTGGTGCTTTCGCCAGCGCCTCTGCAGCGGCTCCCAGAGAAAGTCTGCGAGGCGAGGCGGGGACAGACAGACAGCCCAGTGGAGCGGAAGAGCGGCCAGAAGCCGGCCCACTACGGAGCGGGGGCTTGGAATGTTCCGGGGGTGGGGGAGACTGCACCAAGTCTTCGAGTCTTCAATAATTGGTTCAGAGACAATTGGCCATCCATATGGAAAAGATAAAGTAGATCCCTATCTTACAGCAGGCCTCCAAATAAGTTCCAGATGAACTAAAGTCCTCCAGGGAACAAGCGAAAGTACTACGGGgcatttggaagaaaacatagaaggaCAGCTTTACGATACTGGGAGAAGGGAAGGTCTCTTTAACAAGGTATAAAACGtgcagaacagaaaggaaaagatggataacTTTGTCTACGTTAAAATTAAATCTTCTCTATGCCAAAAGACACCATATGCGAAGCATAAAGATAAAGCGATAGACCAAGAGACAATATCTGCAACCCATACAACcaagaaaaaattcataaaacatcttaaaatgtctaaaagaaacagcccaatagaaaaatgggcaaaggacatgaacagacaatttGGAAAGGTCAGTAACAAAGGAAAATCGAATCAACTTCACTTGTATCATAAGTGGAAATTACAACCATGAGATCCCATTGGGCATCCACAGGACTGACATAAGATCTGGTAGCCCAAGTGTGGATGAGTGTAGGGAAATGAGAACTCTACTGCTGGtaagagtgtaaattggtacaatcatctaggagaaaatatttgaaaccttGTAAAGTTGAAGCTGCTCATGCCCCTGGTAGAGAGATTTTCCTTCATGTTCACAAGCAGACAagtcttttacttgtttttgttttgttttgttttggttttttgaggaagattagccctgagctaactactgccaatcctcctctttttgctgaggaaaattggccctgagctaacatctgtgcccaccttcctccactttatatgtgggacgcctgccacagcatggcttttgccaagcggtgccatgtctgcacccgggatccaaactggcgaaccacgggctgccgagaagcggaacgtgcgaacttaaccaggccggccccattaCTTGTTTGATGTAACAGGGAGTaagtggaaacaatctaattGTCCCTGCATAGAAATAGAATAGACTggttatattcatttattcatatattgaaatacCATAAAGCAGTTAAAAGGAACAGGATAAACCTACACGCGTCAACATGGCTAAATCACAAAAATCTAATGTAGGGTGAAAAAAGCAGGTTGCAAAAGGATATTACACGCTGATACCagttatataaaatttcaaaacaaaaaatatatagtaaaaatacaaaatcatgcTTGTATGCTTAaaactttttataatttaaaataaaatagaaaccacaatgagatactacttcacactcaTCAAGatggctattatttttaaaaaaccccaataacagaaagtaacaagtgttgacatgcatatggagaaattggaacccttgtgcattgctggtgggaacacaaaatggtGCGGCTGCTGTGGAAAATGATACGGCaattcctcaagaagttaaacatagaattaccacatgatccagcaattctacttctgggtatatacccagaagaatttaaagcagggactcaaacagatattcgTACACtgatgttcatagcaacattattcacagtagccaattGTTGGAAGCAACCTCAttgtccattgacagataaatggataaacacaaaaggtggtatatacatacaatggaatattatacagtcttaaaaaggaatgaaatttagacatatgctacaacatggagtaaccttgaggacattatgctaaataagccagacacaaaaggacacatactgtatgattccacttatatgcagTACCTagggtagtcaaattcatagagacaaagtagaatggtgatggGCATGGGGAGGGGGGAGCGATATTactaataggtacagagtttcagtttgggaagagaaCAAAGTTgtggagatgaatggtggtgacagttgcagAACAACGTGTGTAcctaatgccacagaactgtacacttaaaaatggttaaaatggtaaattttatgttaggtatatttaatttaaaaagagaaatttaaaagaagaaaattggcttGAGCAGAGGCAGTAGAGTAGCTCACCTATCTATATAGCGCCGCTGACCCCATACACCTGGaccgcccctcctctcccctcccctcccccacagcccgtCGCCACCCTGCAGCTCCGGCGTCTTACTGAGCAGGCGCGGAGCTGGggcgggggggttggggggggcaggagggggcgtGGCCTCACTCTGCGCCTGCGCTGAATTCCAGCTGCGACTGCTGTTAGGGAAATGATGCCCAGGTTGGACTCCCTGGCCCGCTGGCCGTGGGGAGGCCCGCACTGCACACGCGCAGACCGAGCACCCGCGTCAAAAGACGAAGAGAACGCGCGTTCCTCGCGTCCTCCGCACCCGGCTGCCGGGCATTCGTCTCTGCCGTGACTCCCGCCAGGCCAGGCTGGCGCGCCCACGTCTGGAGAGCGATGCCCCGGGAGATCATCACCCTGCAGCTGGGCCAGTGCGGCAACCAGAGTGAGCAAGCGAGCGCCGGGCCCCTCCTGTCTCCGGTTCTACCCCTTCGGGTCCCACCCAAGTGCTTGGCATCCTCCAGTCCCCCTTTTCCTTCCAATGAACCCCTTCCCGTACTGCGCATGATGAAGGAACAAGCCCCAGACCAAGAGCCGCGCCTCCAGCCCTGGGCTGTGACGGCTCCCAGACCAGGCGTGTTGGGTGCACCCTCTGAGTGTGGCAGCCTCTGAGCCTAACCTTGACTCAGGCATCTTTCCCCATCCCCTAGTTGGGTTCGAGTTCTGGAAACAACTGTGCGCCGAGCATGGTATCAGCCCCGAGGGCATCGTGGAGGAGTTTGCCACCGAGGGCACTGACCGCAAGGACGTCTTTTTCTACCAGGTGCCCCCAGCGAATTGGCCAGGGGTCCTAAAGGGAAGGGCAGCGGCTGGCttgaggagggagggcaggcaggagccagagTTGGGAGGACGGAGGCCTTGGCCTTAGCTGATTTGGCCCCCTCCTGGACTCCCCTTGACAGGCAGACGATGAGCACTACATCCCCAGGGCGGTGCTGCTGGACCTGGAGCCCCGGGTGATCCACTCCATCCTCAACTCCCCCTATGCCAAGCTCTACAACCCAGAGAACATCTACCTGTCGGAgcatggaggaggggctggcaacAACTGGGCCAGCGGATTCTCCCAGGTATCCAGGTGGCTGTCTCAGAGACCCTTGATGTTCCCTCCCCTGGACAAGGCAGGCTCAAGCAGCCTGGGGATATGACCAGATCAGACTGACAATAAATAAGAGACAAAGGGATACCCTAACAAGAGGGACAGTCAGGGAGAGGTTTATGCAGTGTGTGCAAATCATTTAGAAAGTAGCATCTCTGGGTTGAGGGCCACTGCTGAGGCTCTGCTTGAGAGCAGCAGCAGTGCCCCAGGATAGACTTCTTGGTGCTGAAAAGAGATGCTCTGCAGAACCTTCATCCTGACCCTCCCTTCCCATGTCTCTATACAGGGTGAGAAAATCCATGAAGACATTTTCGACATCATAGACCGAGAAGCAGATGGCAGTGACAGCCTAGAGGTGAGGTTCTGcccactgaagaaaaaaaaaaggcggcTGAAAAGTGCTGGGGAAAGGTCGGGAGGTAGCGTGAACAGGTCGTGTGATGGGGGCATTCAATTCAAaactcatttattgagcatcaaatGTGAGATGTTGGGGTAAATAAGGAACAGTTCTTGTCATCAGGGAGATCCTAATCTGGATGGCATCAGCTCCTTCGGCATGAGCCTTCCTTCCCAAGGAGCCTCAGCCTGGATGGAGACACAGGAAGTCTTGAGACACGAGTGTGTTGGGAGTGGGGGATGAGACAAGCCTGAAGCTTCTCCCCCAGATCCCTGGAGActgcctctccatccttccccatGCAGGGCTTCGTGCTGTGTCATTCCATTGCTGGGGGGACAGGTTCTGGCCTGGGCTCCTATCTCTTGGAGCGACTGAATGACAGGTAAGCCTGTGTTTGGCGAAAAGGCATTAGCCCTACTTCTCTAGGTAATGTCTGTCTTTCTTGTCACTTTTTATCTTGGACTGGAAGGGCTGCCACTACCCTTTTGAGTCATAGATAGGAACAGAGCCTAGCTACCCAGGGAACATCTTGGAAGCAATAACTCTGGGAGGAGGATTTGCCTAGGGAGAGGAGGGGACCTATAGGGTTTGCTTCTTTAGGCGTATCCTTTTTGGCTCCTGGGCCCTGAAGACTCAGTTCTGCCCTCACCTCTTTTTCATAAGAGCTTGGTGGCACTTGGGAAGGAATGACTCCTGTTGACCCTGGAGAAGGCAGAGATGGGCAGTGATGAGGGGCCTTCCAATTCACTTTGCcaccttcccttttccctcttcctcacccccagGTACCCCAAGAAACTGGTGCAGACGTACTCAGTGTTTCCTAATCAGGACGAGATGAGCGATGTGGTGGTCCAGCCCTACAATTCACTGCTCACACTCAAGAGGCTGACCCAGAATGCAGACTGTGTGGTGAGCgtaggaggagggagtgggggctTTGGTCTGCCTCCCCAAACCGATGAGACACATACATCCTGCCATTCCCAAGCCCCTCCCCAGAGAACACAGGACCAACAAAGCCATACCTGAAGGCCCAAGTTATGAAATAAGGACCTGACCCCAAGTTGCTTACAGTCTCTTTAGGCAGCCAGACTCTCAACAAAGTGAATACCCCACCTCCCTAAGTGCTCCCACTCTGCCTATTTAATGCCTACTCATGCTTAAATTCTCAGCCCAAGAGTCATTTTCTTAGCAAAACTTTCCCTTCCGCCCAATCAAGGTCAAATTCCTTTGTGCATATTTCAGGCTGTAACTGTCCTTTTCTAGTTAATGTCAGTCTCCCTCTCCTAGACTGTAGACCTGGTGAGGGGGAAGACCATGCCTGTTTTACTCTCCATGGTGTCTCCAGAGCCAAGCACAGTGTGTGGCACATGGggacactcaaatatttgtttactgtactgGATGGTAGAAAGTGTCTCCTGCTGCCCCAGACagtacttttcctttaaaattaacaaacctaCTTCTTGGATTTGGAGTTAAGAGGGGAGCTAAGCTAATAACTtatttctctgccccttttctcCTCAAAAAGGTGCTGTGACCCTCTTCTGTCCCCCCAGGTGGTGCTGGACAACACAGCCCTGAACCGGATCGCCACAGACCGCCTGCACATCCAGAACCCCTCCTTCTCCCAGATCAACCAGCTGGTGAGCCCCCACTCCCGGACTCCTTTGGAATAGAACCCTTCCTTGCTGGGGTGCCATCTGGGGAAGGGAGGCCCCCCAGGCCAAGGCGCAT
Encoded here:
- the LOC124247036 gene encoding tubulin gamma-2 chain, with the translated sequence MPREIITLQLGQCGNQIGFEFWKQLCAEHGISPEGIVEEFATEGTDRKDVFFYQADDEHYIPRAVLLDLEPRVIHSILNSPYAKLYNPENIYLSEHGGGAGNNWASGFSQGEKIHEDIFDIIDREADGSDSLEGFVLCHSIAGGTGSGLGSYLLERLNDRYPKKLVQTYSVFPNQDEMSDVVVQPYNSLLTLKRLTQNADCVVVLDNTALNRIATDRLHIQNPSFSQINQLVSTIMSASTTTLRYPGYMNNDLIGLIASLIPTPRLHFLMTGYTPLTTDQSVASVRKTTVLDVMRRLLQPKNVMVSTGRDRQTNHCYIAILNIIQGEVDPTQVHKSLQRIRERKLANFIPWGPASIQVALSRKSPYLPSAHRVSGLMMANHTSISSLFESSCQQYDKLRKREAFLEQFRKEDIFKENFDELDRSREVVQELIDEYHAATRPDYISWGTQEQ